The Marinobacter szutsaonensis sequence CATGGCCTGGTGGGAGAAGAACTCGTACGCGGTCAGGTCGAGCTTCTTCTGGAACGCCTTGAGCACGTCCATGGTATTGGTGAGGTCGTTCAGGCCCAACACCAGCACAGTCAGGTCATCCGGCTTGCGGGTCAGCTTCATGGTCGCTTCGGTAATGAAGCCCAGGGTACCCTCGGCGCCAATAAACAGGTGGCGCAGGTCGTAGCCGGTGTTGTTCTTGGCCAGATCCTTATTGAGGTCCAGGACATCGCCCTTGCCGGTCACCACTTTCAGGCCGGCAACCCAGTCCCGGCTCATGCCGTAACGAATCACCTTGATACCGCCGGCATTGGTGGACAGGTTGCCGCCGAGCTGGCTGGAGCCGGCGGACGCGAAATCCACCGGGTAATAGAGGTCATTCTCTTCGGCAAAGTTCTGCAGCTGCTCGGTCACCACGCCGGCCTGGCACCGGACGGTGCGGTCACTGGCGTTGAAGTCGAGGATCTGGTTCATGTTGTCGAACGCAACCACCACCTCACCATTGGCTGCAACCGCGCCGGCACTCAGGCCGGTACGGCCGCCCGAAGGTACCAGGGCCACCTGGTTCTCGTTGGCGAACTTCACCAGCGCCTGCACCTGCTCGGTGGTCTTCGGCAGGGCGATGGCCAGGGGCTTGGGCGGATAAATTTTGGTCCAGTCCTTGCCGTAGGTATCCAGGTCCGCGGGGTCGGTCAGCACCTTGCCCGGGGTATCGCCAGTGGCAATCAGCTCTTTGAGGGAGGCAATGATCTGTTCAGAACTCATGAGTGCGTCAGTCTCGTCAGGGTTGGGCCGGAGCCTGTTGATACGCCATTCACAGGGAATTGATTCAGGCAAACCGGCGCGCTGTGAAAATCTTCGTTTATGGTATCATACCGCCCCTGTTCTGTGAGCCAGCCCGACGATCTCTGGCTCCAGGTCATTTCATGTGACGAAAGGTTCGGAAGCAAGCCAATGTCAAATACGTCTCTCGAAAAGAGCAAAATCCGTATC is a genomic window containing:
- a CDS encoding FAD-binding oxidoreductase: MSSEQIIASLKELIATGDTPGKVLTDPADLDTYGKDWTKIYPPKPLAIALPKTTEQVQALVKFANENQVALVPSGGRTGLSAGAVAANGEVVVAFDNMNQILDFNASDRTVRCQAGVVTEQLQNFAEENDLYYPVDFASAGSSQLGGNLSTNAGGIKVIRYGMSRDWVAGLKVVTGKGDVLDLNKDLAKNNTGYDLRHLFIGAEGTLGFITEATMKLTRKPDDLTVLVLGLNDLTNTMDVLKAFQKKLDLTAYEFFSHQAMQHVLAHGQVQAPFETEAPYYALLEFEAVSDQVMDDAMTLFEQCVEEGWVLDGVISQSETQAQNLWQLRERISESIAPRIPYKNDISVVVSKVPGFLEEIDSVVTEHYPDFEIIWFGHIGDGNLHLNILKPEDMAKEDFFEKCQQVNKWVFEIVQRYEGSVSAEHGVGMTKKPYLQYTRSEAEIAYLKGIKQVFDPNGIMNPGKIFD